The Streptomyces sp. DH-12 genome has a window encoding:
- a CDS encoding ABC transporter substrate-binding protein, giving the protein MHQHPSPRSPLSRRSALTALAAVGALLLSACSGTPAADTPASRTGAPVDGGTLRYAVAGSPATASDDPHGGLGNESDVLRFALTYDVLTVPGEDGRTRPRLATSWTPNEAMDRWTLTLREDARFTDGTPVRAADVLYSLRRIGGKAAENYGRLADFDMRKSTAPDEHTVVLATRAPMADAPRALESVTFVVPEGTEDFSRPVTGSGPYRVERTGAQTTVLTRNDTWWGKRPHLDRIEIQAVADPQARAGAVASGQADVAGSVSPAAVKSAGSSARTQVVRRDGVTEYPFVMRLDTEPFDDPRVREAFRLAADREALVDTVFLGYGEVANDLPTPYDPSAPEDLPQRTRDVKKARKLLAEAGHADGLSVTLHTTTSYPGMDTAATLYAQQLSDIGVDAEVKVEPADTYWTAVYAKKAFYTGYYGGISFPDLVRVGLLSDSPTNETAWRSKSFDDGFARAMSTADEARREELLSGIQRELWEDGGYVVWGTGDGLDLAAPGVRGLPDGPGFQRMFIDQVWMAK; this is encoded by the coding sequence ATGCACCAGCACCCGTCACCCCGCAGCCCCCTGTCCCGCAGATCCGCCCTCACCGCCCTCGCGGCGGTCGGCGCCCTGCTGCTGAGCGCCTGCTCCGGCACACCCGCCGCCGACACCCCGGCCTCCCGCACCGGCGCGCCCGTCGACGGCGGCACCCTGCGGTACGCCGTCGCGGGGTCCCCCGCCACCGCCAGTGACGACCCCCACGGCGGCCTCGGCAACGAGTCCGACGTCCTCCGCTTCGCCCTGACCTACGACGTCCTGACCGTCCCCGGCGAGGACGGGAGGACCCGGCCGCGGCTCGCCACGTCGTGGACGCCCAACGAGGCCATGGACCGCTGGACCCTCACCCTGCGCGAGGACGCCCGCTTCACCGACGGCACACCGGTGCGCGCCGCCGACGTGCTGTACTCCCTGCGGCGCATCGGCGGCAAGGCCGCCGAGAACTACGGCAGGCTCGCCGACTTCGACATGAGGAAGTCCACCGCCCCCGACGAGCACACCGTCGTCCTGGCCACCCGCGCCCCGATGGCCGACGCGCCCCGGGCCCTGGAGTCCGTCACCTTCGTCGTCCCGGAGGGCACCGAGGACTTCTCCCGCCCCGTCACCGGCTCGGGCCCCTACCGGGTGGAGCGGACCGGTGCCCAGACCACCGTCCTGACCCGCAACGACACATGGTGGGGCAAGCGCCCGCACCTGGACCGGATCGAGATCCAGGCCGTCGCCGACCCGCAGGCACGGGCCGGCGCCGTCGCCTCCGGGCAGGCCGACGTCGCCGGCAGCGTCAGCCCCGCCGCGGTCAAGAGCGCCGGATCCTCGGCGAGGACCCAGGTCGTCCGGCGTGACGGGGTCACCGAGTACCCGTTCGTCATGCGCCTGGACACCGAGCCGTTCGACGACCCCCGGGTCCGCGAGGCGTTCCGCCTCGCCGCCGACCGCGAGGCCCTGGTCGACACCGTGTTCCTCGGCTACGGCGAGGTCGCCAACGACCTCCCCACCCCCTACGACCCCTCGGCGCCCGAGGACCTGCCGCAGCGCACCCGCGACGTGAAGAAGGCCAGGAAGCTGCTGGCCGAGGCCGGCCACGCCGACGGACTGTCCGTCACCCTGCACACCACCACCTCCTACCCCGGCATGGACACCGCGGCCACCCTCTACGCCCAGCAGCTCTCCGACATCGGCGTCGACGCCGAGGTGAAGGTCGAGCCGGCGGACACCTACTGGACCGCCGTCTACGCCAAGAAGGCGTTCTACACCGGCTACTACGGCGGCATCTCCTTCCCCGACCTCGTCCGCGTCGGACTGCTGTCCGACTCCCCGACCAACGAGACCGCCTGGCGCAGCAAGAGCTTCGACGACGGCTTCGCCCGGGCCATGTCGACCGCCGACGAGGCGCGGCGCGAGGAACTGCTCTCCGGCATCCAGCGCGAGCTGTGGGAGGACGGCGGCTACGTCGTCTGGGGCACCGGGGACGGCCTGGACCTCGCCGCGCCGGGCGTGCGCGGACTGCCCGACGGACCCGGATTCCAGCGCATGTTCATCGACCAGGTGTGGATGGCCAAGTGA
- a CDS encoding ABC transporter permease has product MTARTAGRALRPAGRAAALAVATTAVVFTATELLPGDAGELRTAGRASDEDVAAERERLGLDRPAAVRYLDWLYGLVRGDLGRSLAGGKPVATLFAERLPATAVLVVAALAVTVLLTATALTVAYLRGGRGGSAATGLAAVPQPVHAAVLGAVLAGLLGWLPPVSLLPPGGSPLADPRLLVLPALTLALPSAAFATVLLRGALADTLRRPHVADARLRGLPAPLVLHRHVLPFLYAPALQVTALLSGGLVAGTALAETLFGYPGTGQLLVSAVAVRDVPVIQAAALLPAAVLLLGMLLADLAARRTTAPGDPGPSVAAAGRTA; this is encoded by the coding sequence GTGACCGCGCGCACTGCCGGCCGCGCCCTGCGCCCGGCCGGCCGGGCCGCCGCCCTGGCCGTCGCCACCACGGCCGTGGTCTTCACGGCCACCGAACTGCTCCCCGGTGACGCCGGGGAACTGAGGACGGCGGGACGGGCCTCCGACGAGGACGTCGCGGCGGAGCGGGAGCGTCTCGGGCTGGACCGGCCGGCCGCGGTGCGCTACCTCGACTGGCTGTACGGCCTGGTCCGGGGGGACCTGGGACGCTCGCTGGCGGGCGGCAAGCCGGTGGCGACGCTGTTCGCCGAACGGCTGCCCGCCACCGCCGTCCTGGTCGTGGCGGCGCTGGCGGTCACCGTGCTGCTCACCGCGACGGCCCTGACCGTGGCGTACCTGCGCGGCGGCCGGGGCGGCTCGGCCGCCACCGGGCTGGCCGCCGTGCCGCAGCCGGTCCACGCGGCGGTGCTCGGCGCGGTCCTGGCCGGGCTGCTGGGCTGGCTGCCCCCCGTGTCCCTGCTGCCGCCCGGCGGCTCGCCCCTGGCGGACCCCCGGCTCCTGGTGCTGCCCGCGCTCACCCTGGCGCTGCCCTCGGCCGCGTTCGCCACCGTCCTGCTGCGCGGGGCGCTGGCCGACACCCTGCGCCGCCCGCACGTGGCCGACGCACGGCTGCGCGGCCTGCCCGCCCCGCTCGTGCTGCACCGGCACGTCCTGCCCTTCCTGTACGCGCCGGCGCTCCAGGTGACGGCCCTGCTGTCCGGCGGTCTCGTGGCGGGGACCGCCCTGGCGGAGACCCTCTTCGGCTATCCGGGCACCGGGCAGCTGCTGGTGTCCGCCGTCGCGGTGCGGGACGTCCCCGTCATCCAGGCCGCGGCCCTCCTCCCGGCCGCCGTCCTGCTGCTGGGCATGCTCCTGGCCGACCTGGCCGCCCGTCGCACCACGGCGCCGGGGGACCCCGGCCCGTCGGTGGCGGCGGCGGGGAGGACCGCATGA
- a CDS encoding ABC transporter permease subunit: MTGAPAPFLPGAVRPPVSVTAALTLLVCVPLGRYAAPHPPERTVAAPWAPPGGRHPLGTDVLGRDVLSRVLAGGTQLLTVSLLAALAAVVCGAGLGLAAGWSGDRAARTVRALCDLLLAVPALVLALVLATALPGATAVVVASVLAGAPLTARVVATQCAQLRDSGHVHAAVERGERTPAVLLHEVLPALRRLVAADAGLRLVTALQIAAALAVLGLGPHPPDPDWALMLSENLPGAALNPWALLAPAVPLAGCAWAFAAAARTAARVPGEAA, translated from the coding sequence ATGACCGGAGCGCCTGCGCCGTTCCTCCCCGGAGCCGTCCGTCCTCCGGTGTCCGTGACCGCGGCCCTCACCCTGCTGGTGTGCGTGCCGCTCGGCCGGTACGCCGCCCCGCACCCACCGGAGCGAACGGTCGCCGCCCCCTGGGCGCCGCCCGGCGGACGGCATCCGCTGGGCACCGACGTCCTGGGGCGCGACGTGCTGTCCCGGGTCCTGGCCGGGGGCACCCAGCTCCTGACCGTGTCCCTGCTCGCCGCGCTCGCCGCCGTCGTCTGCGGCGCGGGTCTCGGCCTGGCCGCGGGGTGGTCGGGCGACCGTGCCGCCCGCACCGTACGGGCCCTGTGCGACCTGCTGCTGGCCGTCCCCGCCCTGGTCCTGGCGCTGGTGCTGGCCACCGCACTGCCGGGGGCGACGGCGGTCGTCGTGGCGTCGGTGCTCGCGGGAGCCCCGCTCACCGCGCGGGTCGTCGCCACGCAGTGCGCGCAGCTGCGCGACAGCGGGCACGTGCACGCCGCCGTCGAGCGCGGCGAGCGCACGCCCGCCGTGCTGCTCCACGAGGTGCTGCCCGCCCTGCGCCGTCTGGTCGCCGCCGACGCCGGGCTCCGGCTCGTCACGGCACTGCAGATCGCCGCGGCCCTCGCCGTGCTCGGGCTGGGGCCCCACCCCCCGGACCCCGACTGGGCCCTGATGCTCAGTGAGAACCTGCCCGGCGCCGCACTCAACCCCTGGGCGCTGCTGGCGCCGGCGGTCCCCCTGGCGGGCTGTGCCTGGGCGTTCGCCGCGGCGGCCCGGACGGCCGCCCGTGTTCCGGGGGAGGCGGCATGA
- a CDS encoding ATP-binding cassette domain-containing protein → MTVRAHDGLVPTDAPLLAAEGLTVRRAFDGATVLPPVDVRVGPGQVLAVTGASGAGKSTLLRALLDVLPDGLHRAAGTVRWRGAVVSPGRTARRWRRARCGWLAQDPGAALHPLWRVDRLIGEEFTGDAAARALRVEALMRRLGLPPGLASRRAGELSGGQAQRVALARALCADPELLVLDEPTSALDRATAGLVAEEVRSRRGTPGRCVVLVTHDARLAAELADRTLVLAGDAHPAAGADATARHRSRVTAAERGRTTRTPGKEPLRPIAAPASPQAGRSPRTAADPAPSPAPVLSARGLTLRTPDGTPLLDAGELDLPAGGWLAVTGRSGSGKTTLLHALAGRRPPAAGHLLLHGRPLPAGTRSRDRRTLRAVQLAGQDTAAELNPAHTVGRAVARPLKVFHGATAAAGRERVRELLEAVGLPAELAGRRPAALSGGQRRRVVLARALAAEPDVLLLDEPTAGLDPDSARLVLDLLDRLRENGPAVLTVTHDAGTAARADRVLHLTGRRLVPRPHPTPDHPLDERTEHSGVRPHDG, encoded by the coding sequence ATGACGGTCCGTGCCCACGACGGGCTCGTTCCCACCGACGCCCCGCTGCTGGCGGCCGAGGGTCTGACCGTCCGCCGTGCCTTCGACGGAGCCACCGTCCTGCCGCCGGTCGACGTCCGCGTCGGCCCGGGGCAGGTGCTGGCCGTCACCGGCGCGTCCGGTGCCGGTAAATCCACGCTGCTGCGCGCCCTGCTCGACGTCCTCCCGGACGGACTGCACCGCGCGGCGGGCACCGTGCGCTGGCGCGGTGCGGTCGTGTCGCCCGGCCGGACGGCCCGGCGGTGGCGGCGCGCCCGGTGCGGCTGGCTGGCGCAGGACCCCGGCGCGGCCCTCCATCCGCTGTGGCGCGTGGACCGGCTGATCGGGGAGGAGTTCACCGGTGACGCCGCCGCCCGCGCCCTGCGGGTCGAGGCCCTGATGCGCCGGCTGGGCCTTCCGCCCGGGCTCGCCTCCCGGCGGGCGGGGGAGCTCTCCGGCGGACAGGCCCAACGGGTCGCCCTGGCCCGGGCGCTGTGCGCCGACCCGGAGCTGCTCGTCCTGGACGAGCCGACCTCGGCACTGGACCGCGCGACGGCCGGCCTGGTGGCCGAAGAGGTGCGGTCGCGCCGTGGGACCCCCGGCCGGTGCGTCGTCCTGGTCACGCACGATGCCCGGCTGGCCGCGGAACTGGCCGACCGGACCCTGGTGCTCGCCGGTGACGCGCACCCGGCCGCCGGCGCCGACGCCACCGCGCGGCACAGGTCACGTGTGACCGCCGCCGAGCGCGGACGGACGACGCGCACCCCGGGGAAGGAACCGCTTCGCCCGATCGCCGCTCCCGCGTCACCACAGGCCGGGCGTTCGCCCCGCACGGCGGCGGACCCTGCCCCGTCCCCGGCACCCGTGCTGTCGGCGCGGGGCCTGACCCTGCGGACCCCGGACGGCACGCCGCTGCTCGACGCCGGCGAGCTGGACCTGCCGGCGGGCGGCTGGCTGGCCGTCACGGGACGGTCGGGCAGCGGGAAGACGACCCTGCTGCACGCCCTCGCGGGCCGTCGTCCGCCGGCGGCAGGACACCTCCTGCTGCACGGGCGCCCGCTGCCCGCCGGGACCCGCTCGCGCGACCGGCGGACGCTGCGCGCCGTCCAACTGGCCGGACAGGACACGGCGGCGGAACTCAACCCGGCGCATACCGTCGGCCGAGCGGTGGCCCGGCCGCTGAAGGTGTTCCACGGCGCGACCGCAGCGGCCGGACGGGAACGCGTGCGGGAACTCCTCGAGGCCGTGGGACTCCCCGCCGAGCTGGCCGGCCGCAGACCGGCGGCGCTCTCCGGCGGCCAGCGCCGCCGGGTGGTTCTCGCCCGGGCGCTCGCCGCCGAGCCCGACGTGCTGCTGCTGGACGAGCCCACCGCGGGTCTGGACCCGGACTCGGCACGACTCGTCCTCGACCTGCTGGACCGGCTGCGGGAGAACGGCCCCGCCGTCCTGACCGTCACCCACGACGCCGGCACGGCCGCCCGCGCCGACCGGGTCCTCCACCTGACCGGGCGCCGCCTGGTCCCACGGCCGCACCCGACCCCCGACCACCCCCTCGACGAGAGAACGGAGCACTCCGGTGTCCGACCACACGACGGCTGA
- a CDS encoding class I SAM-dependent methyltransferase encodes MSDHTTAEHTGWIAGLLAAHPWVARARPAPDGGVRVVPHPDAVTAAPEPGPLMREHLEQWAEVYEWTYETAEGRHADDLDLSGWRASGTGAPLPEAHMRDWVDRTVDLVLARRPSRVLELGCGTGLLAHRLHPHLDGYAGTDVAQVAVDRLTAAGLPRTAFVRAAAHETAAPRVRDAMDAAFGPGARPDCVLLNSVTQCFPDLAYLTTVLRGALSAVEDGGTVIVGDIRHSGLLLDHFARLERARDPEADGTTIAARAAAAAEADEELSFTPAAVAAVVAAQPRPVRMSVHARTMAEDTELTRYRYDVVLRVGPHTGGGGTRHVRRTPWDGSRGSDVRGALRDALADGPVVVHGIPNALLHDAPGAVTPYALREALRGTDAAVLLDAADPRALAVAAPADCAPAAAEDLPAPSGPVAHEPFPLFVRRRLPEVLRDHLRRAEPDTAPPPITVVDVIEDGHA; translated from the coding sequence GTGTCCGACCACACGACGGCTGAACACACCGGCTGGATCGCGGGCCTGCTGGCCGCCCATCCCTGGGTGGCCCGGGCCCGTCCCGCACCCGACGGCGGCGTCCGGGTCGTCCCGCACCCGGACGCCGTGACCGCGGCACCCGAGCCGGGCCCCCTGATGCGCGAGCACCTCGAGCAGTGGGCCGAGGTCTACGAGTGGACGTACGAGACGGCCGAGGGCCGGCACGCCGACGACCTCGACCTGTCCGGGTGGCGGGCCTCCGGCACCGGAGCACCGCTGCCCGAAGCCCACATGCGGGACTGGGTGGACCGCACCGTGGACCTCGTCCTGGCCCGGCGTCCGAGTCGGGTCCTGGAACTCGGCTGCGGCACCGGCCTGCTCGCCCACCGCCTGCACCCGCACCTGGACGGGTACGCCGGCACCGACGTCGCCCAGGTCGCGGTGGACCGCCTCACCGCGGCCGGCCTGCCCCGCACCGCGTTCGTCCGGGCCGCCGCCCACGAGACGGCCGCGCCCCGGGTGCGGGACGCCATGGACGCCGCCTTCGGCCCCGGCGCGCGCCCCGACTGCGTGCTGCTCAACTCGGTCACCCAGTGCTTCCCCGACCTGGCCTACCTGACCACCGTCCTGCGCGGGGCGCTGTCGGCGGTCGAGGACGGCGGCACCGTGATCGTGGGGGACATCCGGCACTCCGGCCTGCTGCTCGACCACTTCGCACGGCTGGAACGGGCCCGCGACCCCGAGGCGGACGGCACGACGATCGCCGCAAGGGCCGCGGCCGCCGCCGAGGCGGACGAGGAACTGTCCTTCACCCCGGCGGCCGTCGCCGCGGTGGTCGCGGCCCAGCCCCGCCCGGTCCGCATGAGCGTGCACGCCCGCACCATGGCCGAGGACACCGAACTCACCCGCTACCGCTACGACGTCGTCCTGCGCGTCGGCCCGCACACCGGCGGAGGGGGAACCCGGCACGTGCGCCGGACGCCCTGGGACGGATCCCGGGGGAGCGATGTCCGGGGAGCGCTGCGCGACGCGCTCGCCGACGGCCCCGTCGTCGTCCACGGCATCCCCAACGCCCTGCTCCACGACGCCCCCGGGGCGGTGACCCCGTACGCCCTGCGCGAGGCGCTGCGGGGAACGGACGCCGCCGTCCTGCTCGACGCCGCCGACCCGCGCGCGCTGGCCGTGGCGGCCCCCGCCGACTGCGCGCCCGCCGCGGCCGAGGACCTCCCCGCGCCCTCCGGCCCGGTGGCCCACGA